A single genomic interval of Candidatus Syntrophosphaera sp. harbors:
- a CDS encoding glutathione S-transferase N-terminal domain-containing protein, translated as MRPSIIVFGTPTCSWCRKVKDYLKAKGFAFKYIDVSSDEKSLRDMQRKTGQLGVPQIWIDNTAVVGFDRAKIDRLLQIQ; from the coding sequence ATGAGGCCAAGCATCATTGTTTTCGGAACACCAACTTGTTCTTGGTGCAGAAAAGTTAAAGATTATCTCAAAGCAAAGGGATTCGCGTTTAAATACATTGATGTTTCAAGCGATGAAAAGTCGCTGCGGGACATGCAACGCAAAACGGGGCAGCTTGGCGTGCCGCAGATCTGGATAGATAACACCGCGGTGGTGGGCTTCGATCGTGCCAAGATCGACCGGCTGCTGCAAATACAATAG
- a CDS encoding MarR family transcriptional regulator produces MKVTAENFHNLITRLQVVLSEIDYAQKACLQAGKMECQLLNHLFMVKTPVNMNELAKVLSVSHSRITRIMDNLVSKKLVQRKPSEKDRRCWFAIITEKGKKLAENSQQTVVDQQKKIMAQIPEKDIEAIHKALKTYVEKYENVLKSTIVEI; encoded by the coding sequence ATGAAAGTTACCGCTGAGAACTTTCACAACCTGATCACAAGGCTTCAGGTTGTCCTGAGCGAAATCGACTACGCGCAAAAAGCGTGTCTGCAGGCTGGAAAAATGGAATGCCAACTTCTCAACCACCTGTTTATGGTGAAAACCCCCGTGAACATGAACGAACTGGCCAAGGTGCTCTCTGTCTCGCACAGCCGCATCACCAGGATCATGGACAACCTCGTCAGCAAGAAGCTGGTGCAGCGCAAGCCCTCTGAAAAGGACCGCCGCTGTTGGTTCGCCATCATCACGGAAAAGGGCAAGAAACTGGCCGAGAACAGCCAGCAGACTGTGGTTGACCAGCAGAAGAAGATCATGGCCCAGATCCCCGAAAAGGATATCGAAGCAATCCACAAGGCCCTGAAGACCTACGTCGAGAAGTACGAGAACGTCCTCAAGTCCACCATCGTGGAGATCTGA
- a CDS encoding OsmC family protein: protein MSAKTTMKWTGGLAFDTEVNGHHLIMDVDPQSGGKDLGPRPKPLLLAALSGCSGMDVVSILEKMRIQNYQFQVDVEADSTTDHPIHYHTIRVFFRFTGDNLPPDKVVKAVELSLERYCGVHAMLKKAANITHKVFINEEEVQQ from the coding sequence ATGAGCGCAAAGACCACGATGAAATGGACCGGGGGTTTGGCCTTCGATACCGAGGTCAACGGACACCATCTGATCATGGATGTCGATCCCCAGTCGGGCGGAAAAGACCTGGGCCCGCGGCCCAAGCCACTCCTGTTGGCCGCTTTGAGCGGCTGTTCGGGAATGGACGTGGTCTCCATCCTGGAAAAGATGCGCATCCAAAACTACCAATTCCAGGTTGACGTGGAAGCGGATTCCACCACCGACCATCCCATCCATTACCATACCATCCGCGTGTTTTTCCGGTTTACCGGCGATAACCTGCCTCCGGATAAGGTCGTCAAAGCTGTTGAACTCTCCCTTGAGCGTTACTGCGGTGTCCACGCCATGCTCAAAAAGGCTGCCAACATCACGCACAAAGTATTCATTAACGAAGAAGAGGTACAACAGTGA